From a region of the uncultured Draconibacterium sp. genome:
- a CDS encoding ABC transporter permease → MKQLRSFIKKEFFHIFRDPRTVLILFGIPIIQLLVFGTAIKSEIVDVHIAIYDQSKDETTQEITNKLLSSGYFLLDENLDNLDDIDAIFRKGKVREVIVFGNNFGETLGKEGLAKMQLIADASDPNIAKLAISYTTAIVNDYIRKLYPEMQMPMQITPEVRMYFNEEMKSAYMFVPGVMALILMLISAMMTSISITREKELGTMEILLVSPLRPVQIIVGKVLPYLLLSIANAFIIVLIGHFVFGVPVNGSFILLMLETILFIMMALCLGILISTAAKNQMAAMFISMIGLMLPTILLSGFIFPIENMPTVLQYFTHIMPARYFITIVRTIMLKGTGILFIWKETAVLIAMTVFFIAVSVRKFKIRLE, encoded by the coding sequence ATGAAGCAACTAAGATCATTCATAAAAAAAGAATTCTTCCACATTTTTCGCGATCCGCGAACAGTGCTGATACTTTTTGGAATTCCGATAATTCAACTCCTGGTCTTTGGCACAGCAATTAAAAGTGAAATTGTAGATGTTCACATTGCCATTTACGACCAGTCAAAAGACGAAACTACACAGGAGATCACCAATAAGCTGCTTTCTTCGGGTTATTTTTTACTAGATGAAAACCTCGATAACCTTGACGATATTGATGCTATTTTCAGAAAAGGGAAAGTACGTGAGGTGATTGTTTTCGGTAATAACTTCGGGGAAACGCTCGGAAAAGAAGGACTTGCCAAAATGCAACTGATTGCCGATGCTTCCGACCCGAATATTGCAAAACTGGCCATTTCGTACACAACTGCCATTGTAAACGACTACATCCGCAAACTGTACCCAGAAATGCAAATGCCCATGCAAATTACACCCGAAGTACGCATGTATTTTAACGAAGAAATGAAAAGTGCTTACATGTTTGTTCCGGGAGTGATGGCGCTGATTTTAATGCTCATTTCTGCCATGATGACTTCCATTTCAATTACTCGCGAGAAGGAGCTGGGAACGATGGAAATCCTGCTCGTATCGCCGTTACGCCCCGTTCAGATCATTGTTGGGAAAGTACTCCCCTACCTTTTACTGTCGATCGCCAATGCATTTATCATTGTGCTGATCGGTCATTTTGTTTTTGGCGTACCGGTAAATGGCAGCTTTATTTTACTCATGCTCGAAACCATCCTTTTTATTATGATGGCGCTGTGTCTGGGAATCTTAATCTCAACGGCAGCAAAAAACCAAATGGCAGCTATGTTTATTTCAATGATCGGACTAATGCTGCCAACGATATTACTTTCAGGGTTTATTTTCCCCATCGAAAATATGCCGACTGTATTGCAATATTTCACTCACATAATGCCTGCCCGGTACTTTATTACGATCGTAAGAACCATTATGCTGAAAGGAACCGGCATCCTTTTTATTTGGAAAGAAACAGCTGTATTAATTGCAATGACCGTGTTTTTTATTGCGGTTAGTGTTAGGAAGTTTAAGATTAGGCTGGAGTAG
- a CDS encoding four helix bundle protein, protein MKNFKNLKVWQKGIDLVVDIYKSTSTFPKEEIYGLTSQIKRSAISVPSNIAEGSGRGSDKELNRFLDIALGSSFELETQLILANKLNFLSDNDFSEIITSLDEEQRMITGLQKNLKQS, encoded by the coding sequence ATGAAAAACTTTAAGAACTTAAAAGTATGGCAGAAAGGAATTGATTTGGTAGTTGATATTTACAAAAGCACCAGTACTTTTCCAAAAGAAGAAATTTATGGTTTAACAAGCCAGATAAAACGTTCGGCGATCTCAGTTCCTTCTAACATTGCGGAAGGATCTGGTAGAGGTTCTGACAAAGAACTTAATCGATTCCTTGATATTGCCTTGGGGTCATCTTTTGAGTTAGAAACTCAGTTGATTCTTGCAAATAAATTGAATTTTCTTTCTGATAATGATTTTTCAGAAATTATAACAAGCCTGGATGAAGAACAACGAATGATCACCGGACTTCAAAAAAACTTAAAACAAAGCTAA
- a CDS encoding ABC transporter permease: MKTIIHLLQKEFRQIFRNKTILPMIFVVPIMQMLILVFAATYDMKRIDLVVVDHDMSENSRQLIGKFDGIPFFHVHHLEQSEKLAEDKLLNDEADAILVFPVDFERNLIRDNESKVQLLINAIESNSAQLIYAYSANIISDFNKDIIAEWKGIPEFTPPTKVEITENYWYNPELDYKWFMAPGILAILVTIIGMFMSGMNLVREKEIGTIEQLNVTPLKKYQFILGKLVPFWIIGLFDLAFGLIIAWLVFDLPIVGSLFTLFFMAGIYLIGVLGLGLFISTLADTQQQVMFVSFFFMMIFVLMGGIFTPVESMPDWAQTIDRLNPIYYFMRVMRMVVLKGSNISDLLQELVSLSILGITFLSLAIWRYRKTA; the protein is encoded by the coding sequence ATGAAAACAATCATCCACCTACTACAAAAAGAATTCCGCCAGATATTTCGGAACAAAACCATTCTGCCGATGATCTTTGTTGTGCCCATCATGCAAATGCTGATTCTGGTATTTGCGGCGACCTATGATATGAAACGAATCGACTTGGTAGTGGTTGACCACGACATGTCGGAAAACTCGCGGCAACTGATCGGGAAATTCGATGGGATTCCGTTCTTTCATGTGCATCATTTAGAACAATCTGAAAAGCTGGCCGAGGATAAGTTATTAAATGACGAAGCCGATGCTATTCTTGTTTTCCCTGTAGATTTTGAGCGCAACCTTATTCGCGATAATGAGTCGAAGGTGCAACTTCTGATTAACGCTATCGAAAGCAATTCTGCACAATTGATTTATGCTTATTCGGCAAACATCATCAGCGATTTCAACAAGGACATTATTGCTGAATGGAAAGGAATCCCGGAATTTACACCGCCCACAAAAGTTGAAATAACCGAAAACTACTGGTACAATCCCGAGCTGGATTACAAATGGTTTATGGCGCCGGGAATTTTGGCAATTCTTGTTACCATCATAGGTATGTTCATGTCTGGAATGAATCTGGTGCGCGAAAAAGAAATCGGTACCATAGAGCAATTAAATGTAACGCCGCTAAAAAAATACCAGTTTATTCTTGGTAAACTTGTTCCGTTTTGGATTATCGGCCTGTTCGACCTGGCTTTTGGGTTAATCATCGCCTGGCTGGTTTTCGACTTGCCAATTGTTGGCAGTCTGTTCACCTTGTTTTTTATGGCCGGTATTTACCTCATCGGGGTACTGGGTCTCGGACTGTTTATTTCTACGCTTGCCGACACCCAGCAGCAGGTTATGTTTGTTAGTTTTTTCTTTATGATGATTTTTGTATTGATGGGCGGCATCTTCACTCCGGTAGAAAGTATGCCCGACTGGGCACAAACCATCGACCGGCTGAACCCGATCTACTATTTTATGCGGGTAATGCGCATGGTCGTATTGAAAGGCTCAAACATTTCCGACCTTTTACAAGAACTCGTTTCCCTGTCGATTCTTGGAATTACATTTTTAAGTTTGGCCATTTGGCGCTACCGAAAAACGGCATAA
- a CDS encoding CHAD domain-containing protein, producing MSEEFSLEIKEREYFEEGIFRVLDKLHSDSAKFITQTKRQHFYIHEVRTNIKKIRGLLRLLRHEIGDDNFREMNNYYHDLAMEVAPLRDDTSQIELLHEIKSKVHDFAITKALDKIISQHRQNRKKAFEHFKESGHAEDIKQMILSLQQMMHSLNFAGDPESFILKSLQHIYMQARGAFETTKFLNNDEIYHYWRKQVKYLTYHLMLLNKAWPNSIRAYISDLSLLGSTLGKLHDLNLFHESIKNKSILIPDKQSREKLMRYLYNRRLVLRKRVQALGEQCFAESSDAFALRIFKNWENSVMHKKQLKLFRDTKSKDNIQCDCAGD from the coding sequence ATGAGCGAAGAATTTAGTCTGGAAATAAAAGAACGTGAATATTTTGAAGAAGGCATATTTCGTGTTCTTGACAAACTACATTCCGATTCGGCAAAGTTTATTACCCAAACTAAACGACAGCATTTTTACATTCATGAAGTCAGAACCAATATCAAGAAAATAAGAGGTTTACTACGCTTGCTACGACACGAAATTGGCGACGACAATTTCCGGGAGATGAACAACTATTACCACGATTTGGCAATGGAAGTTGCTCCTTTGCGCGACGATACTTCGCAAATAGAACTGCTTCATGAGATAAAATCAAAAGTACACGATTTTGCCATTACAAAAGCGCTCGACAAAATTATTTCCCAACACCGCCAAAACAGAAAAAAAGCTTTCGAACATTTTAAAGAGTCCGGGCATGCCGAAGATATAAAGCAGATGATACTGAGCCTGCAGCAAATGATGCACAGCCTGAATTTTGCAGGCGATCCGGAATCATTCATTCTGAAAAGCCTGCAACACATTTATATGCAAGCGCGAGGTGCGTTTGAAACCACTAAGTTTTTAAATAACGACGAGATTTACCACTACTGGCGAAAGCAGGTAAAATACCTGACCTATCATCTAATGCTGCTGAATAAAGCCTGGCCAAATTCAATACGTGCCTACATTAGCGATTTGAGTTTATTGGGAAGCACACTTGGAAAACTCCACGACCTGAATTTGTTTCACGAGTCCATCAAAAACAAAAGCATTTTAATTCCCGATAAACAATCGCGCGAGAAATTGATGCGCTATTTATATAACCGGCGGTTGGTTTTAAGAAAACGCGTTCAGGCTCTTGGCGAACAATGTTTTGCAGAAAGCAGCGACGCATTTGCCCTGCGTATTTTCAAAAACTGGGAAAATTCGGTGATGCATAAAAAACAACTTAAGCTTTTTAGGGACACCAAATCAAAAGACAATATTCAATGTGATTGTGCTGGCGATTAA
- a CDS encoding DUF1697 domain-containing protein yields the protein MKTYVAILRGINVSGRNKIKMDALKSSISSLGFEQVQTYIQSGNVVFQYQETSSGNLEELINKQILKDFGFKVPVLVLNEKELANIVKNNPFAVDENREAQFLHVTFLKEDPANVDDEKINGYVKSGEEFAISDGAVYLYCPHGYGKTKLNNNFFESQLKVSATTRNWKTTLKLLEMMNKNDG from the coding sequence ATGAAAACTTATGTGGCCATTTTACGCGGAATAAATGTTAGCGGGAGAAACAAAATCAAGATGGATGCTTTGAAATCCTCAATCAGCAGCCTTGGCTTTGAGCAGGTACAAACCTACATTCAAAGCGGGAATGTCGTTTTTCAATATCAGGAGACAAGTTCCGGTAATTTGGAAGAACTGATCAATAAACAAATTCTAAAAGATTTTGGATTTAAGGTCCCGGTTTTGGTGTTAAATGAAAAGGAATTGGCGAATATCGTTAAGAACAATCCGTTTGCAGTAGATGAAAATCGGGAAGCTCAGTTCCTTCATGTTACTTTTTTAAAAGAAGATCCGGCAAATGTGGATGATGAAAAAATCAATGGATATGTAAAATCCGGAGAGGAATTTGCGATTTCTGATGGCGCCGTTTATTTGTATTGTCCGCACGGGTATGGAAAAACCAAACTCAACAATAACTTTTTCGAGAGCCAATTAAAAGTGAGTGCAACTACCCGTAATTGGAAGACCACGCTCAAACTGCTGGAAATGATGAATAAGAATGATGGTTAA
- a CDS encoding AAA family ATPase produces MYHLNSIKLETEQYPTREHYPFNLPLFSETKKLEFSNPVTLFVGQNGSGKSTSLEAIAVAAGIYIWRNNMNSRYMVNRYEATLHRYLKVSWVNGSVPGSFFGAQIFKDFATMLEEWATTDPGQLELFGGKSLISQSHGQSLMSFFKSRYKLKGLYLLDEPETALSPSSQLELLRLISENSKGGHAQFIVATHSPILLACKNATIYNFDEMPVSEVEYEDTEHFRVYRDFLNHREKYLAE; encoded by the coding sequence ATGTACCATTTAAACAGTATAAAACTTGAAACGGAGCAATACCCAACAAGGGAGCACTATCCGTTTAATCTTCCTTTGTTTTCTGAAACAAAAAAACTTGAATTTAGTAATCCTGTTACCTTGTTTGTGGGGCAAAACGGATCGGGTAAGTCAACATCGCTTGAGGCCATTGCCGTGGCAGCAGGAATTTATATCTGGCGGAATAATATGAATTCGCGATACATGGTTAACCGTTACGAAGCCACATTACATCGGTATTTGAAAGTTTCATGGGTGAACGGATCGGTTCCCGGATCTTTTTTCGGAGCGCAGATATTCAAGGATTTTGCTACGATGCTGGAAGAATGGGCAACAACAGATCCCGGTCAGCTGGAGCTTTTTGGTGGTAAATCCTTGATTTCACAATCACACGGACAATCGCTTATGTCGTTTTTTAAAAGTCGTTACAAGTTAAAAGGATTATACCTGCTCGATGAACCGGAAACTGCACTTTCGCCTTCCAGTCAGTTGGAATTGCTTCGGTTGATCAGCGAAAATTCAAAAGGGGGGCACGCCCAGTTTATTGTTGCCACACATTCGCCAATTTTGCTGGCGTGTAAAAATGCCACCATTTATAATTTCGATGAGATGCCGGTTTCGGAGGTGGAATATGAAGATACGGAGCATTTCAGGGTGTATCGCGATTTTTTGAATCACCGCGAAAAGTACTTGGCGGAGTAA
- the ygiD gene encoding 4,5-DOPA dioxygenase extradiol → MERKQFLKTVLAAVPLTVAGMKLNALNKITESLKNTPKMPVLFLGHGSPMNAITENEFVKGFRKVSSEIEKPKAIIVVSAHWETQGTHVTAMEQPRTIHDFGGFPQELYDVQYPAPGMPQLAKDVKGLVQTTPIHLDDKWGLDHGAWSVIKHMYPDADVPVIQLSLDYRKTPQEHYVLAKELNKLREKGILIVGSGNNVHNLRMVHWGKLNENFGFDWANEANEKMKELILSGNHQVLINYSKMGRAFQLSIPTPEHYLPLLYALALQDKKDEISIFNDEPVGGSLAMTSVKIG, encoded by the coding sequence ATGGAACGAAAACAATTTTTAAAAACAGTATTGGCAGCAGTGCCACTAACGGTTGCAGGTATGAAACTCAACGCATTAAATAAAATAACAGAATCATTGAAGAATACTCCAAAAATGCCGGTGCTTTTTCTTGGTCACGGAAGTCCGATGAATGCAATCACCGAGAACGAATTTGTTAAGGGGTTCAGAAAAGTTTCATCCGAAATTGAAAAGCCAAAAGCAATTATTGTGGTGTCGGCACACTGGGAAACTCAGGGAACACACGTAACCGCAATGGAACAACCTCGCACTATTCACGATTTTGGTGGTTTCCCTCAGGAACTTTATGATGTGCAGTACCCGGCACCCGGAATGCCTCAGTTGGCAAAAGATGTAAAAGGCCTGGTGCAAACCACACCAATTCATCTCGACGATAAGTGGGGCCTCGATCACGGTGCCTGGTCGGTTATAAAGCATATGTACCCCGATGCTGATGTTCCGGTGATTCAGTTAAGCCTTGACTACAGAAAAACGCCACAGGAACATTATGTATTGGCAAAAGAACTTAATAAACTTCGCGAAAAAGGAATTTTGATTGTGGGCAGCGGTAATAACGTGCATAATCTACGAATGGTACACTGGGGAAAATTAAACGAAAACTTTGGCTTTGACTGGGCCAATGAAGCCAACGAAAAAATGAAAGAATTGATACTAAGCGGCAATCACCAGGTTTTGATCAACTACTCGAAGATGGGCAGGGCGTTCCAGTTATCAATCCCAACACCTGAGCACTATTTGCCTTTGCTTTATGCACTGGCATTGCAGGATAAAAAAGATGAAATTAGTATTTTTAATGATGAACCGGTTGGAGGCTCTTTAGCTATGACCTCCGTAAAAATCGGGTAA
- a CDS encoding helix-turn-helix domain-containing protein, which translates to MNEILFKKYSTPESCPIRHVLDRIGDKWSMLILLLLEESGTLRFNEIHKYIKTISQKMLSSTLKSLEEDGLINRTVYPQVPPKVEYKLTPRGKSLIPHLRNLVAWASTNMADIQNSRQNFAR; encoded by the coding sequence ATGAACGAAATTTTATTTAAAAAATATAGCACTCCCGAGTCCTGTCCAATTCGTCATGTATTAGATCGTATTGGTGATAAATGGTCGATGTTGATATTATTGCTTCTCGAAGAAAGCGGAACCCTTCGTTTTAACGAGATTCACAAGTACATAAAAACCATTTCACAAAAGATGCTTTCCTCAACGCTTAAATCACTTGAGGAGGATGGTCTGATAAACCGTACTGTTTATCCTCAGGTTCCTCCGAAGGTTGAATACAAGCTAACTCCGCGAGGGAAAAGTTTGATTCCGCATCTTCGAAATCTGGTAGCATGGGCATCAACCAATATGGCAGATATTCAAAATTCACGACAGAATTTCGCACGCTAA
- a CDS encoding SDR family oxidoreductase: MKIGITGATGQLGQLVVEQLKQKTAAENIVALVRTLEKAAGLGVEARAFDYERPEGLAGALEGIDRLLLISGSEIGKREQQHKNVIDAAKKAGISWIVYTSLLHADTSSLSLAGEHLATEAALKNSVIKHTILRNGWYTENYTASIAGALGAGAFVDSAGDGKISSATRADFAEAAAVVLTNEEYKGKKFELAGDESYTLTDFAAEISKQTGKNIPYNNLPESEYAKILKSVGLPELFADAIASWDTGASKNDLFDDSKQLSKLIGRPTTPLTHAVKAVL; encoded by the coding sequence ATGAAAATAGGAATAACAGGAGCAACAGGGCAATTAGGACAATTGGTTGTTGAACAATTAAAACAAAAAACAGCAGCAGAAAATATTGTAGCATTAGTTCGCACACTCGAAAAAGCAGCCGGACTTGGTGTTGAGGCACGTGCCTTTGATTATGAAAGACCGGAAGGATTGGCCGGAGCACTGGAAGGTATCGATCGTTTATTATTGATTTCGGGAAGCGAGATCGGGAAACGCGAACAACAACACAAAAACGTTATTGACGCTGCGAAAAAAGCCGGTATCAGCTGGATTGTTTACACCAGTTTATTACATGCCGACACCTCATCGTTAAGTTTGGCCGGCGAACACCTGGCTACCGAAGCAGCATTGAAAAACTCGGTTATTAAGCATACCATTTTACGTAACGGCTGGTATACCGAAAACTATACCGCATCGATTGCAGGAGCATTGGGTGCAGGAGCATTTGTGGACAGTGCAGGTGATGGAAAAATATCGTCAGCAACACGTGCCGACTTTGCTGAAGCTGCTGCAGTGGTTTTGACAAACGAAGAATACAAAGGCAAAAAATTTGAGTTGGCCGGCGACGAGAGTTATACGCTAACCGACTTTGCAGCAGAGATCTCGAAACAAACAGGAAAAAATATTCCATACAACAACCTTCCTGAAAGCGAGTACGCTAAAATTTTGAAAAGCGTTGGATTGCCTGAACTATTTGCCGATGCCATTGCCAGTTGGGATACCGGGGCTTCAAAAAATGATCTTTTTGATGATTCAAAACAACTATCAAAATTAATTGGAAGGCCAACCACTCCTCTGACTCATGCTGTAAAAGCCGTATTGTAA
- a CDS encoding Na/Pi cotransporter family protein — MNYSLLDFLTLIGALGLFLYGMKLMSEALQKVAGGKLRNFLAAMTSNRFMGVITGLSITAIIQSSSATTVMIVSFVNAGLLTLTESAGVIMGANIGTTVTAWIISILGFKVKMSILAFPIIGIGFPLVFSKKTRNKSWGEVLVGFALLFIGLESLKASVPNIGENPEILEFLKHFTGMGMGSNLIFLLIGTVLTVVIQSSSATMALTLVMCNNGWIEFDHAAAMVLGENIGTTITANIAAMVANSSAKRAARIHFLFNVVGVIWVLSVFPVFLRGVDSITQSVTGNSAFNNPGAIPIALSFFHTSFNILNVLFQIWFIRFLVSLVQKLVPEKEDEEEFKLRFIKFGMLNTSELSLLQAKKEIIVYAQQTKKLFGRINNMLEEKNERKLVKQFNKIELGEDKSDQMEVSIASYLTKVSEGVLSKQSSKSISSMLRIVDEIESIGDSCLNVARALLRISDKKEKLTPKMKEKVSEMIKMVDKSMNIMIENLNKDNNEVDITEADAIEKQINRFRDKLRKDHVAKIENEKYSYQIGTLYKDIFSGLERVGDHVYDVTISIIDYAD, encoded by the coding sequence ATGAATTATTCCTTACTTGATTTCCTGACCTTAATCGGGGCACTGGGACTTTTCCTTTACGGGATGAAATTGATGAGCGAAGCGCTACAGAAAGTGGCTGGTGGCAAACTACGTAACTTTTTAGCCGCCATGACTTCCAACCGGTTCATGGGTGTAATAACAGGGCTCTCAATCACTGCCATTATTCAATCGTCGAGCGCAACTACGGTAATGATCGTAAGTTTTGTAAATGCCGGACTTTTAACACTTACCGAATCAGCCGGTGTTATTATGGGAGCAAACATCGGAACGACCGTTACCGCCTGGATCATCTCGATTCTTGGTTTTAAGGTAAAAATGAGCATCCTGGCCTTCCCGATCATTGGTATTGGTTTTCCTCTTGTTTTTTCCAAAAAAACCAGAAACAAATCGTGGGGCGAAGTGCTGGTTGGTTTTGCCTTGCTATTTATTGGTTTGGAAAGTCTAAAGGCAAGTGTTCCTAATATTGGCGAGAATCCCGAGATTCTTGAATTTCTGAAACACTTTACGGGAATGGGCATGGGATCGAACCTGATCTTTTTACTTATCGGCACCGTACTTACCGTTGTTATTCAATCGTCGAGTGCAACAATGGCACTAACGCTGGTAATGTGTAATAATGGCTGGATAGAATTCGACCATGCGGCGGCTATGGTGCTTGGCGAAAATATCGGTACAACAATAACCGCGAATATTGCAGCCATGGTAGCCAACTCATCGGCAAAACGCGCTGCCCGGATTCACTTTCTTTTTAATGTAGTGGGTGTTATCTGGGTGCTTTCCGTTTTTCCGGTTTTCCTGCGTGGAGTAGATTCCATTACTCAATCGGTAACCGGAAACTCGGCATTTAACAATCCCGGAGCTATTCCGATAGCACTATCGTTCTTCCATACTTCGTTTAATATTTTGAATGTGCTGTTTCAGATATGGTTTATTCGATTCCTTGTAAGCCTGGTTCAGAAGTTAGTTCCGGAAAAAGAAGATGAAGAAGAATTCAAGCTCCGGTTCATCAAATTCGGAATGCTGAATACCAGCGAATTATCGCTACTCCAGGCCAAAAAGGAGATTATTGTTTATGCCCAGCAAACCAAAAAATTATTTGGCAGAATAAATAACATGCTCGAGGAAAAAAACGAGCGAAAACTGGTTAAACAATTCAATAAAATTGAACTTGGCGAAGACAAAAGTGACCAAATGGAAGTTTCTATCGCCAGTTACCTCACCAAAGTTTCGGAAGGCGTTTTGAGTAAACAATCGTCGAAAAGTATTAGTTCGATGCTTCGTATTGTTGACGAGATTGAAAGCATTGGAGACAGCTGCCTTAATGTTGCACGAGCATTATTGCGTATCAGCGATAAAAAAGAAAAGCTGACTCCGAAAATGAAAGAAAAAGTATCGGAAATGATTAAAATGGTCGATAAGTCGATGAACATTATGATCGAAAACCTGAACAAGGACAATAACGAAGTTGATATAACAGAGGCCGATGCCATTGAAAAACAGATTAACAGGTTTAGAGATAAATTACGAAAAGACCATGTTGCCAAAATAGAAAACGAGAAATACTCGTACCAAATAGGAACTTTATACAAAGACATATTCTCCGGACTGGAAAGAGTAGGCGATCACGTTTATGACGTAACGATTTCGATTATTGATTACGCCGATTAA